A part of Microbacterium atlanticum genomic DNA contains:
- the coaBC gene encoding bifunctional phosphopantothenoylcysteine decarboxylase/phosphopantothenate--cysteine ligase CoaBC — MFVVVGVTGGIAAYKTVQLVRLLVKAGHEVHVVPTDDALRFVGLPTWEAISRHPVTTSVHDDVARVRHVSLGRAADLVIVAPATANTLAKMTAGLADDLLGTTLLATTAPVVVAPAMHTEMWQHPATADNMRVLRDRGVVVVGPEEGELTGGDSGPGRMSEPEAIIEAALAAAALTAGDLEGLRVVVSAGGTREPIDPVRYIGNRSSGRQGVAVALAAAERGADVVLVAAHVDDGVLTDAPAGGRIRVVRAGTAAELGAAVASEAGAADVVIMAAAVADYRVAQVSPTKRAKEAAPEGGITLDLVENDDILAGLVRTRPPGQIVVGFAAETPGDGETLLDRGRRKAARKGTDLLAVNEVGWSQGFESGHNAVTIIDAAGEIVGARRGSKRDVADALWDAVLAVRAKK; from the coding sequence GTGTTCGTCGTGGTCGGGGTCACCGGTGGCATCGCCGCCTACAAGACGGTTCAGCTCGTGCGCCTGCTGGTGAAGGCGGGGCACGAGGTCCATGTCGTCCCGACCGATGACGCACTGCGGTTCGTGGGTCTCCCCACCTGGGAGGCGATCAGCCGCCATCCCGTGACGACCTCCGTCCACGACGACGTCGCGCGCGTGCGTCACGTCTCACTCGGCCGGGCGGCCGATCTCGTGATCGTGGCGCCCGCGACGGCGAACACCCTGGCGAAGATGACCGCGGGACTCGCGGACGACCTCCTCGGAACGACCCTACTCGCCACCACCGCACCGGTCGTCGTGGCGCCGGCGATGCACACCGAGATGTGGCAGCACCCTGCGACGGCAGACAACATGCGGGTCCTCCGCGATCGGGGCGTCGTCGTGGTCGGACCCGAGGAGGGTGAGCTCACCGGCGGCGACAGCGGTCCCGGACGCATGTCGGAGCCCGAGGCGATCATCGAGGCCGCGCTTGCCGCCGCCGCACTCACCGCAGGTGACCTGGAGGGACTGCGCGTCGTGGTGAGCGCCGGCGGCACGCGTGAGCCCATCGACCCGGTGCGCTACATCGGCAATCGCTCCAGCGGCCGACAGGGGGTGGCCGTCGCGCTGGCCGCCGCCGAGCGCGGCGCCGACGTCGTGCTGGTCGCGGCGCACGTCGACGACGGCGTGCTGACCGATGCACCCGCCGGTGGGCGCATCCGGGTCGTGCGCGCCGGAACGGCCGCCGAGCTCGGCGCTGCGGTGGCCTCCGAAGCCGGGGCTGCCGACGTCGTGATCATGGCCGCGGCGGTCGCCGACTATCGCGTCGCGCAGGTCTCGCCCACCAAGCGGGCGAAGGAGGCCGCTCCCGAGGGCGGCATCACCCTCGACCTCGTCGAGAACGACGACATCCTCGCGGGCCTCGTCCGGACCCGGCCCCCTGGCCAGATCGTCGTGGGCTTCGCCGCAGAGACCCCCGGCGACGGCGAGACGCTGCTCGATCGCGGCCGGCGCAAGGCGGCACGCAAGGGCACCGATCTGCTCGCGGTGAACGAGGTGGGCTGGTCGCAGGGTTTCGAGTCCGGGCACAATGCGGTGACGATCATCGACGCCGCCGGAGAGATCGTCGGTGCGCGCCGGGGCAGCAAGCGCGACGTCGCCGACGCGCTGTGGGACGCGGTGCTGGCGGTCCGCGCGAAAAAGTAA
- a CDS encoding glycerophosphodiester phosphodiesterase produces the protein MPYPAASDRARDRIHALFIVCVLAAASVVVAVLGAAPSRVTAQELLGHPRTPGEAAFIASHRGGAAHAPENTLPAIMAALEAGFEYVEVDVALTADGHPVLMHDKTVDRTTDGHGRVAELTLAQVRELDAGSWFGASYAGTPVPTLQEFLDALVQGGARAILEFKGEWDAPAVAAAVAEVSARGLERRVVLASFDARTLALAAAESELLSRLLILKQLPTDVVSAVSEAGARGVVVSRKAVLARPEIVDELHDAGARVVVYTLNDDAQWDAVTALGVDGIVTDDPHTLSEWQASYAGP, from the coding sequence ATGCCCTACCCTGCGGCATCCGATCGCGCCCGCGACCGGATCCACGCCCTGTTCATCGTGTGCGTGCTCGCAGCCGCGAGCGTCGTCGTCGCCGTGCTCGGGGCCGCCCCGTCACGTGTCACGGCCCAGGAGCTGCTCGGCCACCCGCGCACCCCCGGTGAGGCCGCGTTCATCGCCAGCCATCGCGGCGGCGCGGCGCACGCGCCCGAGAACACCCTGCCCGCCATCATGGCCGCCCTCGAAGCGGGCTTCGAGTACGTCGAGGTGGACGTCGCGCTGACCGCAGACGGCCACCCGGTGCTCATGCACGACAAGACGGTGGATCGCACCACCGACGGGCACGGCCGCGTCGCCGAGCTCACCCTCGCGCAGGTGCGGGAGCTCGACGCCGGCTCGTGGTTCGGCGCGTCGTACGCGGGGACGCCCGTTCCCACCCTGCAGGAGTTCCTCGACGCCCTGGTGCAGGGAGGCGCGCGGGCGATCCTGGAGTTCAAGGGCGAATGGGATGCGCCGGCCGTCGCGGCTGCGGTCGCGGAGGTCTCCGCTCGCGGCCTCGAGCGGCGCGTCGTGCTGGCCAGCTTCGACGCGCGGACGCTCGCGCTCGCCGCAGCCGAGTCGGAGCTGCTGTCGCGACTGCTCATCCTCAAGCAGCTGCCGACCGACGTGGTCAGCGCCGTCTCGGAGGCCGGCGCGCGCGGGGTCGTCGTCAGCCGCAAAGCGGTGCTCGCGCGGCCCGAGATCGTGGACGAGCTTCACGACGCCGGCGCCCGCGTCGTGGTGTACACGCTCAACGACGACGCGCAGTGGGACGCGGTCACCGCTCTCGGGGTGGACGGCATCGTCACCGACGACCCGCACACGCTGTCGGAGTGGCAGGCGTCTTACGCCGGTCCGTGA